A region of the Azospirillum sp. B510 genome:
AACAGGATCTGATCGACGAGTTCGGCGTCAGCCGCACCGTGGTGCGTGAGGCGATCGCCAATCTGAAGGCGGTCGGCATGGTGTCCACCCGGCAGGGGCTGGGCGCCTTCGTCCTGCGCGACGCCGCCATTCTGCCCTTCCGCATCGAGGAATCGACGCTGGAGGCGGTGAACGAGGCGATTTCCGTGCTGGAAGTCCGCATCAGCCTGGAATCGGAGGCCGCCTATCTCGCCGCCATCCGCCGTGACGATACCCAGCTGGCCCGCATGCGCGAGGCGCTGGATACGATGACGACGGCGGTGGAGGCGGGGGAGGATGCCATCGACGCCGATCTGGCCTTCCACAGCGCCATCGCCGCGGCGACCGGAAACAAGCATTTCCTGGCCCTGTTCTCTTATCTCGGATCGCTGCTGATTCCGCGTGCCCGCGTGCGCTACGGGCATCTGGAGGAGGAGTCGCGCCGCCAGTACCTGCGGCGGATCAATGATGAGCACCAGACCATCTATTCCGCCATCGAGCGCCAGGACCCGGAGGGCGCCCGTGCCGCGCTGCGCCTGCATCTGAACGGCAGCCGCGACCGGCTGCGCGCCGGCGGCGATTTCAAGATGACAGCCGCGGCGGGCTGACGGCCCGCTTCACCGCCGCCCCTCCGGAGATCAAAAGGGACGCCGCCGCGTTGCCGGCCGCGTCCCTTTTGCTGTGCGCTCCCGCTGTCATGAGCCACGGATTGATGGTGGAGCGGATTGCAATGACCTGCATCAAATCACTTGTATGATGACTGATATGATGCTAGTCGTCATGCCATCGGACGCCGCCGCTGTCGAACGGATCGTCACAGTCCGATCCGTTCCGCCGGTCTCAACCGCCATTCGTCCGCGGCTTCGCCTCTGCGGACCGTTTCCACCGCTTTCCCAAGGATGTCTCCGATGGAACCGCAAGCCCTGAAGGCCGTCGTCAGCGAAGGTCTGCTGTCGTTCCCGCTGACCGATTTCACCGCCGACGGCGGCTTCGAGCCGGGCGGCTATGCCCGCCGTCTGGAATGGCTGAAGCCCTATGGCGCGTCGGCCCTGTTCGCCGCCGGCGGCACCGGCGAGCTGTTCTCCCTGACCCCGGACGAGCACAAGAGCATCGTCTCGCTGGCCGTCGAGGTCTGCGGCAAGGAGGTGCCGATCATCGCCGGCGTCGGCTATTCCACCCGCATCGCGGTCGAGATGGCGCGGGCGGCCGAAAAGGCCGGCGCCGCCGGCATCCTGGTGCTGCCGCATTACCTGACCGAAGCCGACCAGGAGGGCGTGGCCGCCCATGTCGAGGCGATCTGCAAGTCGGTCGGCATCGGCGTCATCATCTACAACCGCGCCACCTGCAAGCTGAGCGCCGACCGTCTGGCGGCGCTGGCGGAGCGCTGCCCCAACCTGATCGGCTTCAAGGACGGGCTGGGCGACATCGAGCTGATGACGACCATCCGCCGCAGGATGGGCGACCGCTTCAGCTATCTGGGTGGCCTGCCGACCGCCGAGGTCTACGCCGCCGCCTATCGCGCCATCGGCGTTCCGGTCTATTCGTCCGCCGTCTTCAACTTCATTCCACGCACGGCGATGGAGTTCTACCACGCGGTGTCCGCCGGAGACACGGCGACCACCGACCGGCTGCTCGACCAGTTCTTCCTGCCCTATCTGGCGATCCGCAACCGCAAGGCCGGCTATGCCGTCAGCATCGTCAAGGCCGGTGCCGCCATCGTCGGCCGCTCCGCCGGACCGGTGCGGGCGCCGCTGACCGACTGCGCGCCGGCCGAGGTCGAGGAGCTGCGCGTTCTGATCGAGGCCTTGGGACCGCAGTAACCCCAGCAACGAACCATCGCCGGACGGGCAGGCGCCGGGCCTTTTTGTTTCCGACGCCGGACACAAGACGCAGCCAAGAAGCCAGGACCCGCCGGACGGGTCCGGGAACGGACTGACGCGCCTGCCCGCCCTCATGACGTGAGGGAGGAAATTTCATGACTATCGAGAGCGCCGCCGAGAGCACCGCCGCCAACAACGGGCGGGCGGCCTATTCCGCGGCGGCGGCAAGCCAGACCGCCGCCCCGCGCACCAGGGTCCGCTACCTGATCCTGGCGATGCTGTTCCTGGTCACGGTCATCAATTACGCCGACCGGGCGACGCTGTCGATCACCGGCCCGGTGATCTCGAAGGAACTCGGCATCAGCGCCGCGGAGATGGGCTTCATCTTCTCCGCCTTCGGCTGGGCCTATGTGCTGGGGCAGCTGCCGGGCGGCTGGCTGCTCGACCGCTTCGGGTCGAAGATCGTCTATGGGCTGAGCATCTTCATCTGGTCGCTCTTCACCCTGATGCAGGGCACCATCGGCTTCGTCACCGGCGGGGCGGCGGTCATGCTGCTGTTCGCGCTGCGCTTCGCCGTCGGTTTCGCCGAGGCGCCGTCCTTTCCCGGCAACAGCCGCGTCGTCGCGGCGTGGTTCCCCGGACAGGAGCGGGCGACCGCGTCGGCCATCTTCAATTCCGCCCAGTATTTCGCGACGGTGATCTTCGCGCCGCTGATGGGTTGGCTGACTCATTCCTTCGGCTGGCATTGGGTGTTCGGCGTCATGGGCGGGCTCGGCATCATCATGGCCGGCGTGTGGATGAAGACGGTCTACCCCCCCAAGGACCACCCGCGCATCAACCAGGCCGAGCTGGACCACATCGCGGCCGGCGGCGGCCTGGTCAACATGGATGACGGCCGGAAGAAGGCGGCGTCCGCCCAGGGCGGGGCCCGGAGCGGGGCGAAATGGGATTACATCCGCCAGCTTTTCGCCAGCCGCATGATGGTCGGCATCTTCATCGGCCAGTTCTGCATCAACGCCATCACCTATTTCTTCATCACCTGGTTCCCGGTCTATCTGGTCCAGGCGCGCGGCATGTCGATCCTGAATGCCGGCTTCATCGCCTCGATCCCGGCGATCTGCGGCTTCGTCGGCGGCATCCTCGGCGGGGTGATGTCCGATGTCATGCTGCGCCGGGGCTATTCGCTGACCGCGGCGCGCAAGACGCCGATCGTGCTGGGCATGGTGATGTCGATGGCGATGATCGCCTGCAACTACACCGATCTGCAATGGGTCATCGTGGCGTTGATGGCGCTGGCCTTCTTCGGCAAGGGCATCGGCGCGCTCGGCTGGGCCGTCATGTCGGATTGCGCGCCCAAGGAGATCACCGGGCTCAGCGGCGGCGTGTTCAACATGTGCGGCAATCTGTCGTCGATCTCGACGCCGATCGTCATCGGCTACATCATCCAGACCTCCGGCTCGTTCAATGGGGCGCTGGTGTTCGTCGGCGCCAACGCCCTGATCGCGGCGGTCAGCTATCTCGTCATCGTCGGCGAGATCAAGCGGATGGAACTGAAGCAGTAACAATCCATGCGATGCATCCCCCTCACCCCGACCCTCTCCCCAGGGGGAGGGGGATACTCGACACACCCAGGGCAAGCCATGACCCAGAAGCCTCTCTACATCCTGGTCCATCCCGAGGATAACGTCGCCATCGTGGTGAATTCCGGCGGCCTGCCGCCCGGAACGACATTCGAGTGCGGGCTGGCCCTGACCGATTTCGTGCCGCAGGGCCACAAGGTGGCGCTGGCCGACCTTGAGGAGGGGGCGCCGATCGTCCGCTACGGGCAGGTGATCGGCGCCGCCGCCCGGCCGATCCGCCGCGGCGCCTGGATCGAGGAATCGCTGGTCCGCCTGCCGGAAGCGCCGGAGCTGGACACGCTGCCGCTGGCAACCGCCGTGCCGCCCGAGGCTCCGGCGCTGGAGGGCTACACGTTCGAGGGCTACCGAAATCCCGACGGGACCGTCGGCACCAAGAATGTGCTGGGCATCAGCATCAGCGTGC
Encoded here:
- a CDS encoding FadR/GntR family transcriptional regulator; this translates as MTARRRRDPLAKQLVDALAQRISSGQYKSGDRLPSEQDLIDEFGVSRTVVREAIANLKAVGMVSTRQGLGAFVLRDAAILPFRIEESTLEAVNEAISVLEVRISLESEAAYLAAIRRDDTQLARMREALDTMTTAVEAGEDAIDADLAFHSAIAAATGNKHFLALFSYLGSLLIPRARVRYGHLEEESRRQYLRRINDEHQTIYSAIERQDPEGARAALRLHLNGSRDRLRAGGDFKMTAAAG
- the kdgD gene encoding 5-dehydro-4-deoxyglucarate dehydratase, which codes for MEPQALKAVVSEGLLSFPLTDFTADGGFEPGGYARRLEWLKPYGASALFAAGGTGELFSLTPDEHKSIVSLAVEVCGKEVPIIAGVGYSTRIAVEMARAAEKAGAAGILVLPHYLTEADQEGVAAHVEAICKSVGIGVIIYNRATCKLSADRLAALAERCPNLIGFKDGLGDIELMTTIRRRMGDRFSYLGGLPTAEVYAAAYRAIGVPVYSSAVFNFIPRTAMEFYHAVSAGDTATTDRLLDQFFLPYLAIRNRKAGYAVSIVKAGAAIVGRSAGPVRAPLTDCAPAEVEELRVLIEALGPQ
- a CDS encoding MFS transporter — its product is MTIESAAESTAANNGRAAYSAAAASQTAAPRTRVRYLILAMLFLVTVINYADRATLSITGPVISKELGISAAEMGFIFSAFGWAYVLGQLPGGWLLDRFGSKIVYGLSIFIWSLFTLMQGTIGFVTGGAAVMLLFALRFAVGFAEAPSFPGNSRVVAAWFPGQERATASAIFNSAQYFATVIFAPLMGWLTHSFGWHWVFGVMGGLGIIMAGVWMKTVYPPKDHPRINQAELDHIAAGGGLVNMDDGRKKAASAQGGARSGAKWDYIRQLFASRMMVGIFIGQFCINAITYFFITWFPVYLVQARGMSILNAGFIASIPAICGFVGGILGGVMSDVMLRRGYSLTAARKTPIVLGMVMSMAMIACNYTDLQWVIVALMALAFFGKGIGALGWAVMSDCAPKEITGLSGGVFNMCGNLSSISTPIVIGYIIQTSGSFNGALVFVGANALIAAVSYLVIVGEIKRMELKQ